Within Dermacentor albipictus isolate Rhodes 1998 colony chromosome 3, USDA_Dalb.pri_finalv2, whole genome shotgun sequence, the genomic segment GTGACATGTTTGCCATTCAAGCAATCATTGAAAAGTTCGCTAATtaaaggcatttaatacctggtgATGAAAAAATATTGGCTCTAAGTACACACGACCGCCGATACTATGCAGTCGCTACAGTTTGTCTAGACctcttggtgtttttttttaaatcttggtcttAGATAAATGGGACACCCCCTACGTGTGTCTATGTATGCGAGCTTTGTTCGTCATGTTGGCTGCGTGCGACGAATCAAGTAATCAGCAAGTTCTTTATTTGTTCACACAGCTTCCGACAAACAGCCAGCGTAGTCTCCGTATGCTGTGAGTGATTGTGAAAAGTAAAACAATAAGATGAAAAAGGCGACTATTAAAGGCTCGCAATGCATCGACAAATCGAGTGGCGAATGTTCGCATGACACCACGAGTCGCAGAAGCGTCGGTGCACGACGAACCAAGTTTAGTGTCTTCGGTAAGTCACGTGTGGCGATTTCAATTGATCTCCTCCGGCTTGGGTAACAATCGTTTGCGTAATACGCCTATATAAGGGAGACTATGCGCTCCGTTGAGTTGAGGCGGCAGCGAATCGCGTAAAGCCATTGCAATCCCGAAGGATGTTCGTCATCACCTCCCGCCACTGCTTCTCTAGAACACCAGGACACGCTCCGGCTGTGGCCTCACCTTTTAGTAGCCAGGAAACTTATTCCAAGAACGAAATAAACGCGTGCTGCTGCAGTTGCGAAGCAAAGCCGGTTGTCATAGAAGTATATCGGCGGGTGGCGCCACGTCAATTGCAGTCACAAGGCTGGCAGCTAAATCTTCATTTCCAGCTTCTCAAGCTGCTCCTCTGTCTCGTCGAGCCTTGCGTCTATGTTTGTGGCCAGTACCGTGAGTGTGTCGATCGAGCGCTGAAGCGCGGTGATCCTGTCTTCCTCATACGTACGCAGCAATTGCTCGTCGGCTTCGTGTGGAACAGCGGTGACGTCATGGCTGGCGACGGAAGTGTCGTCCTGTCGCGGAACTTCGTCGAGTGCCACACTTGAGGATATGGTACTGCACCGACCAATGTAGTGAGCAGCCAACACATCTATCATGATATTCTCGCCGCACTGTTGACACGGGAACGCGTGAAAGGTGCAGTCTTCCTCGTAGTGGTGCAGCATCGCCACCAGAGGGCCGACGAAATCGCAGCCGTATGGCTTATTCCAGCAGTAGGCCTGAGAGAATGAAAAATAAGGGGGAGAGGGAGTGGGGGATGGCGATAAATTTTCATGTTAAGAAAAGCAATCTTCAGAACTCTACACTTCTAACATCTGATAATCCGCCTACACTTTATCAAGCAAGATAACTGCCGCAAGCGACCATGCCATACGTGACTAAGTTTCAGCACAGATTGACAGACCTAATTTTTCCACAAACTAAAGCTCTAAAATGTGCAGTAAGCAAACGAACACATTAGGCGCATCGAGTTTAGCTTTATCACATGCTTGGCCAAGTGAgtatttcacgaaagcttccccTGACAGATTCCAACAAACATCTCCGATCTGCATATAAACTTGCATTCCTAAATTATTCAATTGTTTTCAAACGTGTAGAAAGATCCATTTTCCGTGTTCCATTCTTGCGTTGTTTGCTGATGTATGTGTTCGTGCCAACGAGCCCGGTTAGCCACCAGTCTGCATAGTTCAGGCTATGGAAAATTCCAGTCTTGTTGGTCCGCTAGGCGTTTCTAACTTCTAAGAGAGCAGACTGCATGTAGTAGCTGGTAAATTGAAAGGTCACTCCGGCCCTACCACACAGTGGAGCCATAGACTACCGGAATTCGACATTACCATGACAAACAAGTCCAGGCGGAAACATTATGATGCCCACCGCTTGTCCGTAGCCGTACAGAACCCGCCAACGCAATAAAAACGGGACTATATACGATGCTTTACTTAAAACTATAAACGTCGGCTACTTCCCCTAAAAGCTCCAAGCAGGCCCCAAACTATCTTCGAGCACTTAAAAGGCAGCATCAGGTTCGTTCCGAGGACGTTTTAAGGCCGATTTATATTCATTTTCAATGCACGACCGAGTCCTCGCAAAGAGAACCATTCATTCGTCCACGCAAACTATACCTTCTTATTCAGAGCTCAGCACTATGCCCAGAGTATCTACACGCCCTCTAAGACGATCCGACGACGGGTCTCCGATTATTATCCCATGCACTCTCGATGTCACAGGAGAAACGTGTTACTGACCACCGGCGTCAGTAACATACgtaatattatggggttttacgttaaacgttatggggttttacgtgacaaaataattttctgattatgaggcacgccgtagtggaggactccggaaattaagATCACCTGGcgtctttaacttgcacctaaatctaagcacatgggtgtttttcgcatttcgcccccatcaaaatgcacccgccgtggctgggattcgatcccgccaccttgtgctcagcagcccaacaccatagccactgaggaaccacggcgggtgcacgaCGGAGTCGTGGCCGATGGTGTTTCGCAGTCACAGCAGCGCTGCGCATGACCATGCAGAATTCATCCGCGTGTAGTGTGCTTTTAGTAGTTCTTTGAATGCATATTGTAAAACAAATTCTTATTCGTTTGTTAAATTTATGCCCTTCTTTAGCGTTCATGTCCTGTTTGCAGCATCAGGACGTTGCTGTTCAAATGGCGCATTGCGACGCATATTTTACTTTTCGTCGGTGACCGTTTTTCAAGTAGCGCTTTTATGCAGTTATCCGTGGCGCAAGTTGCGTCCCCTGTATTCGAAATTTTGAAGAGAATGTCCTTCCCGATGTGCTGCGACTTTTCCGTAAGTGGTATCTGTTTCTAACGCTAGTTTTTTCCATGGGTCAATTCCTGAGACATTGCAGTCTATTTGCAGTCGCGACTAGTTTAGTCTAAAGACTAATACTCTTCCGACTCCCATCACTCAATAAGTCAGATGACAAGAGCGCTGTTACGCGGTGATTTCGCACACATGGGGGAGCGCTACATCGCCGCTCGCGCACCGGTAATATTCCAGTACATCGGGGCAGCGACAATGCATCAGACCGAAGTTTGCTTGCTTTCTCGCTTGCTACTCGGCCTTCGAATTGCTATGACACCCCTCATCAAATTACTCAACCAAGCTAACTTTGAAGAGCGGAAGAAGAAACGTGCAGAAGATGCCAGACGTCGGCTGTGCGTGGACTGAAAAGTGTTCGTAAGCGATTCAACCTCTAGGCATCGTCAATCAAAGGTTGTCGCTCCAGCACATCTGTCACAATAGGTTATACGCTTTATACAAGGTATATGTATGTACAGTCACCCGCAAAAGTTTACGAGACGCGAGATTTGCCAAGGAGCCAAATTTCCGCGAAGCCTGTGCACGTAGCCTCTCATCAAAAGCTTTGATCAGTAGCAGTTCTTGCGAACTACACTGATCCATTAAATTAGAAAGCGCTACTCCTTAACAGAAGAAATCCCCATTTGCCGTGAAACCCGTGCCCCTTAAACTTTTGCGGGTGACTGTACGGATGATAGCGAAACTCCTATAGAATCCCATACGACTTCCAATGGCGTCTCattgtatggatggatggatgctatgagcgtcccctttggaacggggtcgtggtttgcgccaccaagctcttataTTGCCCAGTGTCTTAGAtatggtaaaaaagaaaagaaagatgaaagtgagacaacctcGTGGAGGCACGGCAGCGCCATCTACATTTCGAGGGGCCAACTTCTGGgtggaaaaaaataaacgcgTGTCGTTCGTGGCTTGTTGCGCCAAGTCGATTGCTGCGTCAGCGGACTTCGCATAGGGAGAGGAAGCAGTACAGATGACGCGTAAAAGAAAACACTCGCCACAACATCGCGTCACAATCCATTACGAATGCACCCATATCTATACACAGCCCTCACCCTTATATATAGCCCCCACGTAACTGGAGCCAAGCATTAACaaaatgcaaatgccacgtagctggacagagccaaagCAATGTTGGCCGTCGCTAGGAGTTATATTTTTCGCCTTCCACCTAATTGCATACTTAGTCTTAATGAATCAACTTATCAATGAGAAATGTCAATGAGATAATTGTAAAagagcatgaaaaactcccgaccaAGCTTCGCGTTGCTCAATACCTGCTGCACAAAGGGCTTTTCCGAGGCTGAAAGAATCCCGCGAATGCACCCCACGTGCATCAAGCTGCGAATTGTGTGGCAATTTGTGTACTCGCTGGCTCCTTTGATGCTCGAAAATAAAAAATTACTGTAGCCCGTATTTAGCAACAAAGCTATATCgctagtttttcatgttgctctacaattttgtcatttaCACTTTGAATCTCAGTATACTTGGGAAGTTAAATAACACTAAACATGAATATTAGGCGGAATACAAAAAATATTCTGAGTAGCTCCAATCGAAGGCAAACAATATTTCgttggttctatccagctacgtggcatttgcatgttttatatCTTTGTGCATTATAGTTGGGACACCTGGTATGTCGACTTTTGTATGGCAACGAATAAGAGTTTTGACATTACACTGTTACATACAATCTCGGCAGAGCAAACTACAGAAAACCTGCACAGTTGCATGCTCCTAATTATTCGTC encodes:
- the LOC135919135 gene encoding uncharacterized protein, whose translation is MAATRDVGRRALHRMTGSVSGVNWRPTLFEDEVTLDRYACCICYVLPSTTFVLPCSHGLCEKCYAGCVIGDGGSVCPLDGESFCEAECQELQLPARKKLGLKAYCWNKPYGCDFVGPLVAMLHHYEEDCTFHAFPCQQCGENIMIDVLAAHYIGRCSTISSSVALDEVPRQDDTSVASHDVTAVPHEADEQLLRTYEEDRITALQRSIDTLTVLATNIDARLDETEEQLEKLEMKI